The DNA window TCTGGTGCCTTCAAATTCAGATCTGAGTTTCATGAGAAATTGATCCCTTTTAGTAGTTTCATGCACTGATTGAACAGAACTAAGACCTTCAAGAGGTAAGGTAGCATAGACTATATCAGTATATTCAGCCCAAAGACTCATGAAGCTAGAATAAAAATCAGAAATAGAAAGACTTCCCTGTTGGTGAATGGATAATTCATGTTCAAGTTGAAACCTACGAGCAGTATTGTGTTGGCTGTAGATTTTCTTCAAATAATTCCACATCTGAGCTGCTGTCTTGAAGGGCCGAAAATTCAAAATGAGATTGGATTCAACAGATCCAAGAATCCACGCCATGATTTGAGCATCCTTGACTTCCCACTTGGAGTGCTCCTCCTTCTCCGTTTCTTTGTCAGGAGCAGGTTTGCTTCCATCAACATGACCCCATAAATCCTTGCCTTTGACTAGTATCTCGAAGTGGAATGCCCAAGCTGAATAGTTTTTTCCATTGAATCGAATCAAGAAAGAATCACTCTTTTCAGAAGACATGATGCTGAGTGAGCTTGATGAAGAGTGATCAATTAGAAAAATGAACTAAGACTGAACTAGGACTAAACTAGGACTGAGATTTGAGAACAAGAAATCTGAGATTTCAGAATTATGGCTCCGATACCATGTCAATTTAGAGAGTGTTGAGCAAAAAGTGTCCTCTAAAGGAGGAGAATTCTCTTTATTTATATCAATAATACAAGCTGATATTCAGCCCTGAAATCATGTACAAAATATATTCAACAGCTATTATAATCTATTTAGGAAAGAATAAAAGATTTACATATGTGAAAGACAGCTATACATGGCATAAAATCTGCTGATTTAAATGGCAAAATAATTCTTTAAGGCATGAAATATGTAGGCAGTAAATGACCAGCTATAATTCAGCTAATTCCTTTgacttccatatgtagtgtttgtgtccaaataggacaagatttccatattcagtcgtttatccgaatcccggacctgacgcgctcttggcggatcatgtgggattcggtctttattagtatattaccgaatcttagagattcggtatctccttcatttctttccgtcttcagggggagtccggtgtcgcctgagagtggatctcctgcaactcggctccattatacttacagtaggattcggtatccatcacttACCAATGGATCATTTAGAATCAAAGAACGTGCTATTTAAATTCTCATAATGTTAGGTATTCTAAACCATActattaaaatgttttgaaaaaacaacaatttaatgtcaattctaattaaatttccGCGTGTATTAAAATTGACAGTTTAAACGGTTAATTTTACGGGATCCGACGTAAATTACTTACGTAGATTTACTTCACATTGATGCTCGTAATAATTTTAGAACACATATCTCTCGATTTACAACTACGTGCTGTATAACGCGGTATATATGTTGCATGAGatgatttattttatagaaaattaacttaccttaattttaattaattaatgtgaAAGGATATTATATAGAAACATGCACATGGGTCCCTCAAATTTGTTCCCTTTTACCATGTCTTATTTCACATTCATTTTCAAACAGGTAGATAtcaataaataccaaaaacaactaataaaataatcaCAAATATTATCAAACTCTCTGTTATAGGCTTCTTCTGTACTGCAACCAAAACCATAGTTCCTTGTCGCCCACGTTTCTTTCATCACCTTCATAACAAATTCTCTATTTAAGCTCTCCATTTTGCCTTTGCTTTACTTTCTTTTAAATCTTCTAATCTCTTcatttacatattttaaaataactgCTCCTGctattatttttttaggttAAGTTTTTCTTGATTGTGTTTCTTGATAATTATATTCTATGGAAGAAGCTATTGTGCTGAACAAAGCTGAAGATCTTATCGATCTACCGCCCGGTTTTCGATTCCACCCGACTGATGAGGAAATTATAAGCTATTATCTAGCGGAGAAGGTGATGAACAGTGACTTCACTGCTTCTGCTATTGGTGAAGTTGATCTTAATAAGTGTGAGCCGTGGGATTTGCCAAGTAAGtcttatttttttgacattttctttcatttcttGCTGATTAAGTCTTCTTTTTTCATAGCTCTTTCATTTCTTGGtgattttatgttattttcttGTGATTTTCTTGAAGTTAATTCTTGATCTTGGTGGTTTTATGTCATTTCTTTCATTTCTTGAAGTTTATTCTTGATCTTGTGATTTTAGGTTAAATTCTTTAATTCTTGGTGATTTTCTTGAAATTGATTCTTGATCTTGGTTCGATGCAGAAAAAGCAAAGATGGGAGAAAAAGAATGGTATTTTTTCTGTCAACGAGACAGAAAATATCCAACTGGTATGAGAACTAATAGAGCTACCTCCGCTGGATACTGGAAAGCTACTGGAAAAGATAAAGAAATTTATAAGGGCAAAAATTGTTTGGTTGGAATGAAAAAAACTCTTGTTTTCTATAGAGGAAGAGCTCCTAAAGGAGAAAAAACTAATTGGGTTATGCACGAATATCGTCTCGAGGGCAAATTTTCTTACTACAATCTTCCTAAAACCGCAAGGGTACGTATTGATAACGTAGTGATAACATTTTTTGAGACTTTATAATTCTTAAGATTCTTTTGAATCATTTAACTTTTTGATGTTGGTAGTGAGTTATTTTCATGGGTATATatgatctttttcttttttgctttATTGATAATTAGTTTGCTTTTGTGTAAAAGAAGattattctattattatgaTGACTTATTGTATTATTGGTATATTAATTTGCAGGATGAATGGGTTGTAAGCAGAATTTTCCACAAGAGTGTTGGGATCAAGAGAAGTTCAATTCAAGATCTTTTGAGAATGAACTCATTTGGTGAAGATTTCTTGGATTTTAATTCTTCACTTCCACCACTTATGGATCCTAATAATAACTCAGCCCGACCAAGCTCGTCGAACTTGAATGAGATCGAAAACGATGAGTTCAAATCGGCAAGGCAATTTGATGCGAATTCAAATTACTTTACTCAATTTTCTACTTCTAacaataatcaaaattatgttCATCAGCCTTCAAATTTCAGTTTCTACCCTCAAATTCCAAATTTCACCTTCCAAACTGCACCGAACCCTAGCTTTGGTGCAAATGATCAAACCCTACTAAGAGTACTAGCAGGCAATAGTAACAATCAATTCCAATGCAAGAATGAACCGTTTTCGTCGAACCATTCTGTGGCGACTCGGTCACAAGATACCGGACTCAGCACGGACATGAACACGGCTGCAGAGATTTCATCAAAGCAAGACAAGAACAAGGTGTTTGATGATATTGATCAAGATTTGAGTTTGTGGGATTTCTAGAGCTATGAAATTATTATACTGTTATTAGGAACATATACTATACAAATATCATGATTTGAAACAGTCTCCACTAGGTAATTaagttaatttgatttgaatagttgttaattaaattatgagttggttttagaaattaattaatacttttgtatagcttatttgtttatttataggTTTATATGAATTCATGGTGTCCATAACCTTTACAGAGTTCAATTTATGTGATAGATACAAAGAGGATAGATACCATGAACATACTATATATTTGTACatttattcttttatattaGTGCATTTTATTCTTTCGgttttcttttattctttttctttttttagtatcattcttcaatttaattattccaACTCAATTTCATATTTTGCTATATGCTTGataatttcttaattttcttGCTTAATGCATGCACTAAAACAGCAAATATTTGCAGAAAATGAGTTGCTGAGTTGCACCTCTTTAATGGAGATATAcatcaataataattaatgacatggcataaattaaattcaaagtTCATTTGAGCTGGACATGGAGACAAGTGGGATTATAAACTTGAATCAGTGACATGTAACCAAGAATCACGTGAATCAATTCCTGAATCTACGCAATATATGCCTCTACAcagattataattaattattaacatgAAGAATTAATCTTAATTAGGTTGTTTCTTGGATAATGAAACTCAATCATTGTAGCTAATTAGTATCACATGATCACACGGCTTGCTTCAACACTACATATATGTTGCAAACATATACGAAAACGATAAACGAAAAAGAAaacgatattttaataaaaataaattataatctaGAGTTTTAAAACCGAAATATAGGCATCGACAAGTTTTCCGTGTATATCCATTTAAAAGCTAATTATCTAGTGGGagaaaatagaaagaaagaGTTAAAGTAAAGAGTTTGAATGAGTTATTGTACAATTATAGAAAGTTTGATTTGATGAAATGGAAATTGCAAAAAGAATGCtagaataataaatttatcttaCTTTCTATTCAAAGCAAAGCTTTTAGAATTTGGGCACAAGACTTGCAGGGAAGTTAACCTCTTTTTTTGGTTACAAGTgagaaaatgaaatttaatttaatagcaAGTTTTTTATTCTAAGTAATTATTATGGAAGCAACACATACAATAGCAaacaaagaaataaataaaagcatatcttttttatcaataaaaagaaaacaaacgaAAAAAGCTTATTTGTTGCATCAAAACATGGAGACAACAACCAATTAAAATCATACACCACGTTTTTTCAGCAttctaattaattcaaaaagaaCATATCTTCTAATTTTTGCATAGCTGTATCCTTATTATAAGCTTTGGTCATCTTATTGTCATCTCTTTATTtcagattaaatatttttacggtTATCCGATTACAATATctttataaaatggttatcgaattattaaaaaaaactataaaacagTTAtcatactatatttttttaacaaaacggtaaccgaaatataaaaaattacaaagcaATTATGGGATTATAGtttttttacaaaacaattaccgACTTGCTGATGTAGACACCAACTTGCTGATGTGGACGATGTAAAGAAGTAAAACCTGGAAGCAAGctgataattgttttataaaaatattatagtttagtaaccgttttataaaaaaaattgtttgataattattttttaattttttataatttgataaccgttttataaaaaatattaattaatttggtaatgttttataatccggtaattatttataaaaagattATTAGTTCGATAACcgcaaaaatatttaactctATCAAATTAAGAACGGTGTTGTTGCCACTAGATTATGActgtaaacatttaaaaattatttttgactaaaaagttaaatttttgaCTAAAAGGTTAGtcacagaaaaataaaatttgtaaatattgtTGTCTAGGGAGTTATTTTCAATGAGCTAGGTTTATTGAATTCGAATCATAACTTCTCACTTGTTTTTAACATTCAACTAATTGTGGAATATGCACTTCGTTTGTTGTTTAAATATCAGAATggtaaagaaaaagaaaaataaaatacaaatcttATTATAATATACACATATGGCGTGCATATGGACTCATAATTCATTGTTGATTCTATAAAACATTCTTCTATGGTTAAATCCTTGTAGTATTAATTTCAAAGGTTCGTTCAggtagttaaaaaaaattgttcatcttgttaataaattgataaaatctgaaatcagttttcttttaaattttatagaattggcgttataaaaatattgtgtgtattcatttaaatataattcatatttaataattcaaaCATGGTCCGTTAGTGTTAAAGTTATAAACATGAATATGATACGTTTATTTATTAACACGACATGATTTCTTAACTCGTTTATTGATAAACATGTCGTGTACATCATAATTTACATGAAAGCTCGTTTAACCAATCttagttaaatatatataaatattaattaaattaaattaaatttctataaatgttataattttaagataaaatctCAGATATTTATTATATTGTGGTATATTCGAATTATATATAAGAAGTTAACCCGTTAAGACAATTAATAAAACATGTATGCGCATATCTTTTATGATTAGACGAGTTAAATTGattaatctattttatttatttatttaattaattttaaatatattgatCCTTTTATTACTTGAACCTTTATAAACTCAATTCATATCCATTTAGTTTTGTGTCGTCTCTTTTAAACGAGTTGTGTCGAAAATTGTCAGTCTAAATATATCGAGGTAAGCAATGTCATTTGAAcgtagaaataaaaaattatatactattatataaaaaaataggcctaatggtaaaaaaaactcaaacctttacgacttgttgcaattatatgcgaaccttttattttttacaataatatccaaattgcatttttttgttgcaataatatccaaattgcattttttgtagcaataatagtcaaattgatggctaaacttgttgtttttaattaagatattaggctattattatgttttgatgtataataatatagtaaaagtcccaa is part of the Mercurialis annua linkage group LG3, ddMerAnnu1.2, whole genome shotgun sequence genome and encodes:
- the LOC126673768 gene encoding NAC domain-containing protein 87; translation: MEEAIVLNKAEDLIDLPPGFRFHPTDEEIISYYLAEKVMNSDFTASAIGEVDLNKCEPWDLPKKAKMGEKEWYFFCQRDRKYPTGMRTNRATSAGYWKATGKDKEIYKGKNCLVGMKKTLVFYRGRAPKGEKTNWVMHEYRLEGKFSYYNLPKTARDEWVVSRIFHKSVGIKRSSIQDLLRMNSFGEDFLDFNSSLPPLMDPNNNSARPSSSNLNEIENDEFKSARQFDANSNYFTQFSTSNNNQNYVHQPSNFSFYPQIPNFTFQTAPNPSFGANDQTLLRVLAGNSNNQFQCKNEPFSSNHSVATRSQDTGLSTDMNTAAEISSKQDKNKVFDDIDQDLSLWDF